Proteins from one bacterium genomic window:
- a CDS encoding SagB/ThcOx family dehydrogenase: MRIIITIFLLGVSVMAQIIDLPSPPGNGIDLHSVMETRRSRRSFSEGSITLSAISELMWATAGITDFAKGFRVAPSAGATFPIDTYLLVERIEGIPPGIYRYIEDSHNLEVIMEGHFAEKLADAALGQGALHSAACVICLFAVVERTSARYGARAERYVDMEIGHIGQNIYLAVEGLNLSTVAIGAFHDDKVSELFSVDGIPRYLMPIGLRK; this comes from the coding sequence ATGAGAATAATAATAACCATTTTTTTGTTAGGAGTTTCCGTTATGGCACAGATAATAGACCTTCCTTCACCGCCGGGCAATGGCATTGACTTACATTCCGTTATGGAGACCCGCCGTAGCCGGCGGTCTTTTTCTGAGGGTTCGATTACACTTTCTGCGATAAGCGAGCTTATGTGGGCTACGGCTGGCATCACCGATTTTGCTAAGGGATTTCGCGTAGCACCCAGTGCTGGCGCCACTTTTCCTATAGATACTTATTTATTAGTCGAGCGTATCGAGGGTATTCCTCCTGGAATTTACAGATATATTGAGGATTCGCACAATCTTGAGGTTATTATGGAGGGGCATTTTGCGGAAAAATTAGCTGATGCTGCTCTCGGTCAGGGAGCATTACATAGCGCTGCTTGTGTAATATGCCTTTTTGCAGTAGTTGAAAGGACTTCAGCTCGATACGGCGCGCGCGCCGAGCGTTATGTTGATATGGAGATCGGTCATATCGGCCAGAATATCTATCTTGCGGTTGAAGGACTGAATCTTTCGACCGTAGCTATTGGCGCATTCCATGATGATAAAGTGTCGGAGCTCTTCTCTGTCGATGGTATCCCGCGCTATCTGATGCCCATCGGTTTACGGAAGTAG